One Telluria mixta DNA window includes the following coding sequences:
- a CDS encoding TonB-dependent receptor: MTKPHYAALLLVLAAPSARAGDPPAPTVTVSAKKEAVVKKIDKTVYDVSNDPRAANGSAQDVLQSTPELTVTADGRIAVKGNTQVTVLVDGKPTALLSGAGEDRAVALQTMSGADIASVEVITNPSAAQNANGGAIVNIVLKRNRKPGAHAQVQGSASDQDLWNAGASGDATRGRLSVHGNLAVRHDGTRKVRRSAVDWRNPFTGQAGQTVQSSEVFVRRVVDSAALGADYALTDTDSISVSARHSRRRSHPLFDVLGEEREGGMETIHHRISYGPNEQSDASASLTYGRQQDGAALKASLQHSTTDALVDKSYRDVFVTPARATAYSRGASRSARRLDQATVDWTPGQWGLGLDIQRKSDDIGNVQAAVDPATGAETPDRGTTNAYVVTTTSAAAYVTDRIVSGKWEALLGGRAEHTAGRRAFNPSLHVKYALRDDTDLTLGYRRSLQLPDPRDLNPFTTYVDAQNLSRGNPDLGPQRLGSWEVGVNRETPHLTGSAGAFYRTGRDTVVDARSFEHDVLVTSKRNGGEARAAGITGSLDWKPGGPLQLGADGGIYRVVLDQEAVAGYVNVRVGYGDMSLDAHAQSAGITPQGRYGPTSSVNLTWKHALSKTLSLTVNANDIFDGSRRAYRIDTPTFHQAGFDHFVARRVYVGVVKRFSQ, translated from the coding sequence GTGACCAAGCCCCATTATGCCGCGCTCCTGCTCGTGCTCGCCGCGCCGTCGGCCCGCGCCGGGGATCCGCCCGCCCCGACCGTGACCGTCTCTGCAAAAAAGGAGGCGGTGGTAAAAAAGATCGACAAGACCGTCTACGACGTGTCGAACGACCCGCGCGCCGCCAACGGCTCCGCGCAGGACGTGCTGCAGTCGACGCCCGAGCTGACGGTGACGGCCGACGGCCGGATCGCGGTCAAGGGCAATACGCAGGTCACGGTCCTCGTCGACGGCAAGCCGACGGCACTGCTGTCCGGCGCCGGCGAAGACCGCGCGGTGGCGCTGCAGACCATGAGCGGTGCCGACATCGCGAGCGTGGAAGTCATCACGAATCCGTCCGCCGCGCAGAACGCCAACGGCGGCGCGATCGTGAATATTGTCCTGAAGCGCAACCGCAAGCCCGGCGCGCACGCGCAGGTCCAGGGCAGCGCCTCGGACCAGGACTTGTGGAATGCCGGTGCGTCGGGCGACGCGACGCGCGGACGGTTGAGCGTGCACGGCAACCTGGCGGTTCGCCATGACGGCACGCGCAAGGTTCGCCGGTCGGCCGTCGACTGGCGCAATCCATTCACCGGCCAGGCTGGACAGACGGTGCAATCGTCCGAGGTGTTCGTCCGCCGCGTGGTCGACAGCGCCGCGCTGGGCGCCGACTATGCGCTGACCGACACGGACAGCATCAGCGTCTCGGCGCGGCACAGCCGGCGCCGTTCGCATCCCCTGTTCGATGTGCTGGGCGAGGAGCGCGAAGGCGGCATGGAGACCATCCATCACCGCATCTCTTACGGCCCCAACGAGCAGTCCGACGCCAGCGCGAGCCTGACCTACGGCCGCCAGCAGGACGGCGCCGCGCTGAAGGCCTCGCTCCAGCACAGCACGACGGATGCGCTGGTCGACAAATCCTACCGCGACGTGTTCGTCACACCTGCGCGCGCCACCGCATACAGCCGCGGCGCAAGCAGGTCGGCGCGCCGCCTCGACCAGGCCACGGTCGACTGGACGCCGGGCCAGTGGGGCCTGGGCCTCGACATCCAGCGCAAGTCCGACGATATCGGCAACGTCCAGGCGGCCGTCGATCCCGCGACAGGCGCCGAGACTCCGGACCGCGGCACGACCAATGCGTACGTCGTGACGACGACGTCGGCCGCGGCGTACGTGACCGACCGGATCGTCTCCGGCAAATGGGAAGCGCTGCTGGGCGGACGGGCCGAGCACACGGCGGGCCGGCGCGCGTTCAATCCCAGCCTGCACGTGAAATACGCGCTGCGCGACGACACCGACCTGACGCTCGGCTACCGCCGCAGCCTGCAGCTGCCCGACCCGCGCGACCTGAATCCGTTCACCACATATGTCGACGCGCAGAACCTCAGCCGGGGCAATCCGGACCTCGGACCGCAGCGCCTCGGGTCATGGGAGGTCGGCGTGAACAGGGAGACGCCGCACCTGACCGGCAGCGCCGGCGCCTTCTACCGCACGGGCCGCGATACCGTGGTCGACGCACGCAGCTTCGAACACGACGTGCTGGTGACGTCGAAACGGAATGGCGGCGAGGCCCGCGCGGCCGGCATCACGGGCTCGCTGGACTGGAAGCCCGGCGGACCGCTGCAGCTCGGTGCGGACGGCGGCATCTACCGCGTGGTGCTCGACCAGGAGGCCGTCGCGGGCTATGTCAACGTCAGGGTCGGATACGGCGACATGTCGCTCGACGCGCACGCCCAGTCGGCCGGCATCACGCCGCAGGGCCGCTACGGGCCGACGAGCAGCGTGAACCTGACGTGGAAGCATGCGCTGAGCAAGACATTGAGCCTGACGGTCAACGCCAACGACATCTTCGACGGCAGCCGGCGCGCGTATCGCATCGACACGCCCACGTTCCACCAGGCCGGATTCGACCACTTCGTCGCCCGGCGCGTGTACGTGGGTGTCGTCAAGCGCTTTTCGCAGTGA